The following proteins are encoded in a genomic region of Oncorhynchus kisutch isolate 150728-3 linkage group LG6, Okis_V2, whole genome shotgun sequence:
- the LOC109893132 gene encoding zinc finger and SCAN domain-containing protein 21 has product MTKLQLLNAYLTERLTVVVREILDVVGDTVAEYREETARTKRENESAKRQNESLRRQLRDILLLAETDWRSTSLSLSGQQQLCEQEWNMTQSPSQEHDPEPLQQSQVNRRGLQTQSQVNRRGLQTQSQVVLGKDGDLTGPNQGHTETVRVEEKPSPGEGIPKTEHNSDPEPKGIGNASSLAPSLFSSNAHCATTTGAAKAEMPVLRTEGKTSAPIVPIQGRIKMEPKECDVTVNLTNHEPQSSSDYTGRPITRLPHNHELSGDTGFKDLPDMDISELHNTPVHDQQTYETEPGPKDRVLPYDESNNFTPTDNQEGRPHRCTRCRESFSQAASLHLHLQSKKPYACDWCCKSFAQSADLRRHHRIHTGERPHRCSWCSKSFTQRGNLRRHLRIHTGERPYSCPYCHRTFSDGDTMKKHKRTHSGEKPYRCVQCPKSFTVASGLRVHLNTHLTDAGQLIT; this is encoded by the exons ATGACCAAATTGCAGCTGTTGAATGCTTACCTGACAGAACGTTTAACGGTAGTGGTGCGGGAGATTCTGGACGTGGTCGGGGACACAGTGGCCGAGTACCGAGAAGAGACGGCTAGGACGAAGAGAGAGAACGAAAGCGCGAAGAGACAAAATGAAAGCCTGCGGCGACAGCTCCGGGACATCCTACTCTTGGCGGAGACAGACTGGC GATCCACTagcctttctctctctgggcAGCAGCAGCTCTGTGAGCAAGAGTGGAACATGACCCAGAGCCCCAGTCAGGAACATGACCCAGAGCCCCTGCAACAGAGCCAGGTCAACAGACGAGGGCTACAGACACAGAGCCAGGTCAACAGACGAGGGCTACAGACACAGAGCCAGGTAGTATTGGGTAAGGATGGGGATCTGACAGGACCAAACCAGGGACACACTGAAACAGTAAGAGTAGAGGAGAAGCCCAGTCCAGGGGAGGGAATCCCAAAGACTGAACACAACTCAGACCCAGAACCCAAGGGTATTGGAAACGCCTCGTCCTTGGCCCCATCTCTGTTCTCCTCCAATGCCCACTGTGCCACAACAACTGGAGCAGCCAAGGCTGAAATGCCAGTCCTTAGGACAGAGGGAAAGACGTCCGCTCCCATCGTCCCAATCCAGGGACGGATCAAAATGGAACCCAAGGAATGTGACGTCACAGTGAACCTCACCAACCATGAACCTCAATCCAGTTCAGACTACACAGGTCGTCCTATAACACGACTACCCCACAACCATGAACTCTCAGGCGACACTGGCTTCAAAGACCTTCCAGATATGGACATCTCGGAGCTCCATAACACACCCGTACATGACCAGCAAACATATGAAACAGAGCCTGGGCCCAAGGACAGGGTGTTGCCATACGACGAGAGTAACAACTTCACCCCCACCGACAACCAGGAGGGACGCCCACACCGCTGCACCCGCTGTCGGGAGAGTTTCAGCCAGGCGGCcagcctccacctccacctccagtccaAGAAGCCCTACGCCTGTGACTGGTGCTGTAAGTCCTTCGCCCAGTCGGCCGACCTGCGGCGCCACCACCGCATCCACACGGGGGAGAGGCCCCACCGCTGCTCCTGGTGCTCCAAAAGCTTTACCCAGAGAGGCAACCTGAGACGGCACCTGAG GATCCACACCGGTGAGAGACCCTACAGCTGCCCCTACTGCCACAGGACCTTCAGTGACGGAGACACCATGAAGAAGCACAAACGGACTCACTCTGGGGAGAAACCCTATCGCTGTGTCCAGTGCCCCAAAAGTTTCACTGTGGCCAGCGGCCTGCGGGtacacctgaacacacacctaACAGATGCAGGGCAGCTCATCACATGA